TGGAAAGGGGACTACAATCTGCAAGAGGGAAACTCtgagattatttaaattattgcTCTAGAAAGACAATGTAATACAGTGAAAACTCTTTTCACCAGAAGCTTTAATTAACTGAGGAATCCATGCTCTCTGAATTcatgttttagaagaaaaagatgaattgATTATTTACTTCAATAATTTagtcagaggggcacctgggtggctcagtcaattgagagtccggctcttgattttgactcaggtcatcatctcacggttcgtgggatcactTCTGGCTTTGTGCttacagtgcggagcctgcttgggattctctatccctctctctctgcctctcccttgctcttcctctcaaataaataaataaacattaaaaaataagcttagTTAAAACTTTTTTAAGGGCATGTCCTGGAGGTCCCATATCGACCTGTAGTCTTGTGCAATAGAACTAATAATTAGACAATAAGGTTTActaatattagaaaagaaacaaaataatttagattAGTTTAACAATTCTTTGGTTATGAATAAAAAAGGTGAATTCTGGTTCTGATGGTACCATTTACACATTCTCCTAATTCTGACATCATAATTCTAAATTacataagcctcagtttcttcttctataaTATGGTGATAAATTCTTGTCTTCCTACCTTATGATGTTCTTGTGGGAatcaaataaaacacatttttgaaagttaaaaaattccataaaaatttcaaactattagtgttgttttaattatcaaaggcccatttccccacctccatcccccATCCCTGCTTGGGCTCTCATGTAGACAATATCTTATTTCTGTTCATTGCAATGCTACATACAGTACTGCATTTGTTATATTGTGTGTGATCTCTCCCAATCTTGCAACATATTCCTGTAGTACCTTTTAACATATTGTAGGTGCTCAAAAGGTACTTGTCAAACCaaattgaatgtgtatattgttTCCAGTCTGGGTGAACAAAATATCTTTTACTCCACAGAAATGAATGGAAGGCAGATTTGATTATTCATTCCATCTTGTCTCCCATAGGAGGAAAATATTTCTTACCAGTCTCTAGTCTCAAAGTGGTGAACCCTGCAGGCAGCAGGCCTTCTGAAAAAAATCCATGGGTGACAGAAGATTCATTGACTTTCAATTTCAAGATTTAAATTCAAGCTTCAGCCCCAGGTTGGGCAATGCTACTGCCAATAATACTTGCATTGTTGATGATTCCTTCAAGTATAATCTGAATGGTGCTGTCTACAGTGTTGTATTCATCCTGGGTCTGATAACCAACAGTGCCTCTCTGTTTGTCTTCTGCTTCCGAATGAAAATGAGAAGTGAGACTGCTATTTTCATCACCAATTTGGCCCTTTCTGATTTGCTCTTTGTCTGCACTCtacctttcaaaatattttacaatttcaaCCGTCACTGGCCTTTTGGTGACACCCTTTGCAAGATCTCTGGGACTGCattcctcaccaacatctatggGAGCATGCTCTTCCTCACCTGTATTAGCGTGGATCGTTTCCTGGCCATTGTCTATCCCTTCCGATCTCGTACCATTAGGACAAGGAGGAATTCTGCCTTTGTGTGTGCTGGAGTCTGGATCCTAGTCCTCAGTGGTGGTATTTCAGCCTCTTTGTTCTCCACTACTAATGTCAACAATGCAACCACCACCTGTTTTGAGGGCTTCTCCAAACGTATCTGGAAGACTTATCTGTCCAAGATCACCATATTTATTGAAGTTGTTGGTTTCATCATTCCTCTGATTTTAAATGTCTCTTGCTCTTCTGTGGTGCTAAGAACCCTCCGGAAGCCTGCTACACTGTCTCAAATTGGAACCAATAAGAAAAAAGTGCTGAAGATGATCACTGTTCATATGGCAGTCTTTGTGGTATGCTTCGTACCCTATAACTCTGTCCTCTTCTTGTATGCCCTAGTGCGCTCCCAAGCCATTACCAATTGCTTGTTGGAAAGATTTGCAAAGATTATGTACCCAATCACCTTGTGCCTTGCAACTCTGAACTGTTGCTTTGACCCTTTTATCTATTACTTCACCCTGGAGTCTTTTCAGAAGTCCTTCTATGTTAATACCCATATCAAGATGGAATCCCTGTTTAAGACTGAAATACCTTTGACCACAAAGCCTTCCCTTCCAGCTATTCAAGAGGAAGTTATTGATCAAACAACACATAATGGTGGTGAATTAATGCTAGAATCCACCTTTTAGGTAATGAGAACTGTCCAGATATGGTTTTTCCTAGGATTTTTCCTATGCTATGAATAAGAGAAACAATTTGAAGCTAGTGATAACTGAAAATAGGTTAATGTACTGAATACAGTCAGGTAcatttatttgaatgtttattgtgCATATGCTGTTTTGTTCAATAATTATAGGTCAGGTCTAATTACAACAACCAAAAGAGATTGCCAAACTCTTCTGCTGGGTTATAATTTCATTGTGTCACATTATACAAGTGGCCAGTGGCCTATGCTTCAGTGATATAAAGATTATCgtaaattttttagaaagatatttCCACTCTGGTAATATTTGTTAATTAGGTTGGGCCTATAAATATAGAACAAATTCagggattatttaaaaaaaacttttgtgttactactgatacatgttactcttttttttcctttttttgtattattatagAGTATATTTTTAGCATAAGAACATATTGTAGCCTAACATTATTGGTAAGAAGTGTATCCAATTTAAAAGAACTGACAAATTTCATTGTAtatgttttgaaaacagaaacataaattgTGTTTGCATAAATATGGatgggaagaaacaaaattagcTGGATTTACACAATTGTAATCACCAGCAGtgtcagttttttttaatcttccttttttttacacTACATTAagattttcatatgaaatttcaaATCCGGAAAGCTGTGCTCAAAAcaattacagaataaaaaatcacataaaacaacaaatgtccattaaaaaaactagcaacaccaacatttttttcttagaatttttaattatctttcttttgagagactgATACTATATAATATTCTTCGTATGATATTTTGGAGCACAATGCATTTATTCCCAGGTCAGGAGcaaattgaaaaaattaacaacaaaataataacacaaaataaaatcataaagcacattttaaaatcttgcttaaaattttcattaataaattttttgggggggagaggagaTCTGTAACTTTAAATAACTTATTCTTTCATGTTAAATTTTGGAGCACAATGCAGCCAGGTTGCTGCTAGAGTTTGTGGCCAGATCAGGagcatattgaaaataaattcataaaccaAACTAAACCAATAcaataaaactcagaaaaactgcaaaacaacaaaacaatagaaaataatccCTAGCActtgcatttgtattttatttatttttggaggttctgtaaatttaaaagtaTCATATCATTTGTGTGCAATTTCAGAGTACAATACAGTTAGAAATCTGCTAAATTTGTGCCCAGGTCATGAccatattgggggggggggaaaccccATAAAACAATcgcttacaaaacaaaacaaaacaaaacaaaacaaaacaaaacaaaacacacaagaatttagaatttgcattttcttaaggatttttaaaacttgCAAAATACCATGATTTTCATATGATGCTTTGGATCAAAATGCAGTTAGGAAGCTGCTAAACTGGTGTTAGTTCAGGagcaatcaaaataaatatttacatatatacaaaagaagagaaaacatttttttgtaacacccttaaacaataaaagaaacaaaataatctttaaaaccTTTTACTATTTATTGGATGAAATGTAGATTTAAGCATATTAAGACATGTAAATGGAGCTTCTGAGCACAGTATAATTTGAAAGGTGCTACATTTGTGCTCAtgtcagaaagaatgaaaatatattcccTCATCTacattctacacacacacacacaattaaacattgagaaacaatagaaatattcttaaaatgtgtattgatcaaactttaaaatatttggatgatatggtaatttaaaaatgctaagaCTTTTAAAGTAAAACTTCCAGGAATAATGCATGTGCCaggaagtgatttaaaaaaaaaaaacaccataaaatgataatagaaaaaataaatattttaaatgatactcaaattcttttttattttttaaatgtttatttatttttgagagagagagagagagatacagaatcccaagcagattccaggctctgagctgtcagtacagagccagacacagggctcaagcacaggaactgtgaaatcatgacctgagctgtagtcggacacttaattgactctgtcacctaggcaccccaaatgaTAATCAAATTCTTAAAACTCTCattaacctttgtttttctttctggtgttatatagatttaaaaatactgatttttaagtttaaaacatgagcataatgtaaattttttacatgaatcctttatattttattttaattctgttatagtaaa
The DNA window shown above is from Lynx canadensis isolate LIC74 chromosome X, mLynCan4.pri.v2, whole genome shotgun sequence and carries:
- the LPAR4 gene encoding lysophosphatidic acid receptor 4; translated protein: MGDRRFIDFQFQDLNSSFSPRLGNATANNTCIVDDSFKYNLNGAVYSVVFILGLITNSASLFVFCFRMKMRSETAIFITNLALSDLLFVCTLPFKIFYNFNRHWPFGDTLCKISGTAFLTNIYGSMLFLTCISVDRFLAIVYPFRSRTIRTRRNSAFVCAGVWILVLSGGISASLFSTTNVNNATTTCFEGFSKRIWKTYLSKITIFIEVVGFIIPLILNVSCSSVVLRTLRKPATLSQIGTNKKKVLKMITVHMAVFVVCFVPYNSVLFLYALVRSQAITNCLLERFAKIMYPITLCLATLNCCFDPFIYYFTLESFQKSFYVNTHIKMESLFKTEIPLTTKPSLPAIQEEVIDQTTHNGGELMLESTF